Proteins from a single region of Desertibacillus haloalkaliphilus:
- the purC gene encoding phosphoribosylaminoimidazolesuccinocarboxamide synthase — translation MEKQELLYEGKAKRIFKTEDPNVLWVEYKDEATAFNGEKKDTVVGKAKLNNQITSLLFERLTETGVHNHFVKQLSETEQLVKKVTIIPLEVVVRNIVAGSLAKRVGMEEGTPLDEPIVEYYYKDDDLGDPMVAEDHIKLLKVATPEQLQQMRKVGLQVNEALINHFKSVNIRLVDFKLEFGLTSTGELLLADEVSPDTCRLWDIDSNEKFDKDVYRRNLGTIQDAYQEILNRLGGSACTK, via the coding sequence GTGGAAAAACAAGAGTTGTTATATGAAGGGAAAGCCAAGCGAATTTTTAAGACCGAAGACCCAAACGTATTATGGGTTGAGTATAAGGACGAGGCGACAGCATTTAACGGTGAGAAGAAAGATACAGTTGTTGGGAAAGCGAAATTAAATAACCAAATTACTTCACTACTGTTTGAACGGTTAACAGAAACTGGTGTTCACAATCACTTTGTTAAACAGTTATCAGAAACAGAGCAGCTCGTTAAAAAGGTGACAATCATTCCATTGGAAGTTGTCGTTCGTAATATCGTTGCTGGAAGTTTAGCGAAGCGCGTTGGTATGGAAGAAGGCACACCGCTCGACGAGCCAATCGTTGAGTATTATTACAAAGATGATGATCTCGGTGATCCGATGGTAGCTGAAGACCATATTAAACTACTAAAGGTTGCTACACCAGAACAGCTGCAACAAATGAGAAAGGTTGGCTTACAAGTCAATGAAGCTTTGATTAACCATTTTAAATCTGTAAACATTCGACTCGTTGATTTCAAGTTAGAGTTTGGGCTAACGAGTACTGGAGAGCTTCTTCTTGCAGATGAGGTTTCACCGGACACTTGCCGATTGTGGGATATCGATAGCAATGAAAAATTTGACAAAGACGTCTACCGAAGAAACCTTGGAACAATCCAAGATGCTTATCAAGAAATTTTAAATCGATTAGGGGGATCAGCATGTACAAAGTAA